The proteins below come from a single Lodderomyces elongisporus chromosome 3, complete sequence genomic window:
- the ATX1 gene encoding Cytosolic copper metallochaperone, whose product MSHNYLFDVTMSCSGCSGAIERVLTKNPNISEFNVSLEKQTVDVKTDDSYDNVYNVIAKTGKKINGGKVVN is encoded by the coding sequence ATGTCACACAATTACCTTTTTGATGTTACTATGTCTTGTTCAGGCTGCTCGGGTGCGATTGAAAGAGTTCTTACTAAGAACCCAAACATCTCAGAATTCAACGTTTCTTTAGAGAAACAAACTGTTGATGTCAAGACTGATGACTCTTATGACAATGTTTACAATGTGATTGCAAAGACCGGTAAGAAGATCAATGGAGGAAAAGTTGTGAACTAG
- the DSL1 gene encoding protein transport protein dsl1 encodes MSTITERLEYERANLGKIDNYLEQLQSKLTKEYLTDALSKQDRFYQSKSPTADQDAQNKSKSKSYKDLSLNQLNQRNEEVEQQLRDLRTLQQIQLNLNEIESTIDNLNISMSSLLDLQHLNTLFKSIKDKLTLDYVICKQVAKKVSSLHQTFMARLNDYLRLVMPNECTIQNLAILHDFNYFVIKNGYVLDTMGRYRDSWDLIVDRIFNANNKSDEIKIELLERKAGEEDVDEDSVEIKIVQAFDSNKSFLSSLSNFIKFINAVNVPSIKQFLESKISKLIIDKLSRNIDSIINDPAQIDQLKQLVKLCEEKSQSWNILSKLEGSGKTIEDKLHYLHQDWLVDEYVNKVKVAIISSGVVQSVAKINIKRSSKDTVKETVNVAHMKEIAQHKQESLEQTAQAVVEDDIDDDAGWDENWDDGWDVADDNDNEEDNDGVNAHMVSKNVDSSHRDASKDKDKETRNHANRENEEEKEKEEEEEEEKEDDKKEGIEKVSISSIPEIVKPIFNEFLGIAPKEINYLVTTIKALATVLYPNPKTSFLLYNDFTLLSQELSHDSFAQFAEHTWNQVTMEVYSELKQLINSLDFSLDVELEDESVLDDYNLNQISLLYKWFQTLFEETELQATNPRKFKFFVADSIDFINNIIMSKIISMEDIGETQCTVISLTVESLNNVTVPYLTSLGIPQKTIESYNKLDNVKFLLNNHLKDIMERFYQGELFDLNTEEIIGLLRSVFLPSELRDGYIDEVKEFRNMS; translated from the coding sequence ATGTCTACTATAACTGAAAGACTCGAGTATGAGCGAGCGAATCTTGGCAAGATAGACAATTATTTAGAACAACTCCAATCAAAGCTCACCAAAGAGTACCTTACAGATGCATTGAGCAAACAAGATCGATTCTACCAGCTGAAATCTCCCACGGCTGACCAAGACGCCCAAAACAAGTCAAAACTGAAACTGTATAAAGACCTTTCATTAAATCAATTGAATCAAAGGAATGAGGAAGTAGAGCAACAGTTGCGCGATTTGCGTACACTCCAGCAGATTCAACTCAATCTCAATGAGATTGAATCCACAATCGACAATTTAAACATTTCAATGAGCTCGTTGTTAGATTTGCAGCATTTAAACACTTTATTCAAAAGCATAAAGGATAAACTCACATTGGATTATGTGATATGCAAGCAGGTTGCCAAAAAAGTCTCCAGTTTGCACCAGACTTTTATGGCACGTTTGAATGATTATTTACGATTAGTAATGCCTAATGAGTGTACTATTCAAAACCTCGCTATTTTACACGATTTCAATTATTTTGTGATAAAGAATGGATACGTTTTGGACACAATGGGAAGATACAGAGATTCATGGGATTTGATTGTTGATCGAATCTTTAATGCAAATAACAAAAGTGATGAAATAAAGATTGAATTGCTTGAAAGAAAGGCTGGAGAGGAAGACGTGGATGAAGATTCAGTTGAAATCAAGATTGTACAAGCTTTTGACTCTAATAAAAGCTTTCTCTCCAGCTTGTCGAATTTCATCAAATTCATTAATGCAGTTAACGTGCCTTCCATCAAACAATTCTTAGAGTCCAAAATCTCCAAGCTCATAATAGACAAGTTATCGAGAAACATCGATTCCATTATCAATGACCCTGCCcaaattgatcaattgaAGCAACTTGTTAAATTGTGCGAGGAAAAAAGTCAAAGCTGGAATATATTAAGCAAATTGGAAGGCCTGGGCAAAACAATTGAGGATAAGTTGCACTACCTACATCAGGACTGGTTGGTTGACGAGTATGTtaataaagtaaaagtgGCAATTATCCTGTCTGGAGTTGTACAAAGTgttgcaaagattaatatTAAAAGACTGCTGAAGGACACAGTTAAGGAAACTGTGAATGTAGCACACATGAAGGAGATTGCACAGCACAAACAAGAGAGCCTTGAACAGACTGCACaagctgttgttgaagatgacatTGATGACGATGCAGGTTGGGACGAAAATTGGGATGATGGCTGGGACGTAGCTGATGACAATGATAACGAAGAGGATAATGATGGTGTGAATGCACATATGGTCTCGAAAAATGTAGATTCAAGTCACAGGGATGCATCAAAggataaagataaagagaCGAGGAACCATGCTAATAGGgagaatgaagaagaaaaagaaaaagaagaagaagaagaagaagaaaaagaagacgacaaaaaagaaggaatagaaaaagtttCTATATCAAGCATACCCGAAATAGTCAAGCCCATATTTAACGAATTCTTAGGCATTGCACCCAAGGAAATAAATTACCTTGTGACAACGATTAAAGCATTGGCCACGGTGCTTTATCCCAACCCCAAAACATCATTTCTATTGTATAATgattttactttactttccCAGGAGCTTTCGCACGACTCATTTGCCCAATTTGCCGAACATACATGGAACCAAGTCACAATGGAAGTGTACCTGGAATTGAAGCAACTCATCAACTCGTTGGATTTTAGTTTGGATGTTGAGCTTGAAGATGAGAGTGTTTTGGATGATTACAATTTAAATCAAATCAGCTTGTTGTACAAGTGGTTTCAAACCTTGTTCGAAGAGACGGAACTACAAGCCACAAACCCGAGAAAATTCAAGTTCTTTGTGGCAGATCTGATCGATTTCATAAACAATATAATTATGAGCAAAATTATCAGCATGGAAGATATAGGGGAAACACAGTGTACGGTGATCTCACTTACTGTGGAAAGCTTGAACAATGTCACGGTACCTTACCTTACATCTCTCGGAATCCCACAAAAGACAATTGAGTCGTATAATAAGCTAGATAATGTCAAATTTTTACTAAACAACCATTTGAAAGATATAATGGAGAGGTTCTACCAAGGCGAGTTATTCGATCTCAATACCGAGGAAATTATTGGGTTGCTTCGAAGTGTATTTTTACCCAGTGAATTGCGGGATGGTTACATTGATGAAGTAAAAGAGTTTAGAAATATGAGCTAG